One Hermetia illucens chromosome 4, iHerIll2.2.curated.20191125, whole genome shotgun sequence DNA segment encodes these proteins:
- the LOC119653607 gene encoding leucine-rich repeat protein 1: MKLLCNTVLVNRQCPHLKSSSSKSTLALGFHPPGKENAELFIIHFTVKNKTGVRYKVKDNLERVFTNFVKDGKATISFKVPEHNILITCDPVQLKCFLNALKLGLENKREMNKIGIGTLSMTPIPARNVPSDKMIIQNRSEYPVKGFPRNLKFLSIVGIGREKLPLSICTLSNLRVLNFSDNKLQKLPKDVGRLRLIELNVANNQLGKCSDRDRWDFLANREICHSLQTLDLSNNQLDAFPYKLVKLCKLKILKMDKNAIKRIPFAIRRLRTLRHFSLSENKLESLPESINHMAFDDLNTWGNNFSISHEAPEPVNRTQKKIPPLWELSGRIVISKNLPINPSILPRDMVDILLEAPRCLCGRLSYSGELRQKAVVMRFNFIKNLTFSREHVIYGDVVLCENEKCSQSLIHF, from the exons ATGAAACTTCTGTGCAACACGGTCTTGGTGAATCGACAATGTCCGCACTTGAAAAGTTCGTCGTCCAAGTCTACTTTGGCGCTTGGATTCCATCCGCCTGGGAAGGAGAATGCCGAACTCTTCATCATTCATTTCACGGTTAAAAACAAAACTGGCGTCCGCTACAAAGTCAAGGATAACCTCGAGAGGGTGTTCACGAATTTCGTGAAAGATGGCAAGGCGACCATTTCGTTCAAAGTTCCAGAGCATAATATTTTGATTACGTGCGATCCTGTGCAGTTGAAATGTTTTCTAAACGCTCTGAAACTAGGTCTGGAAAACAAGCGAGAGATGAACAAAATCGGGATAGGCACGCTTTCCATGACACCGATTCCCGCGCGGAATGTGCCCAGTGACAAAATGATCATTCAAAATCGATCAGAATATCCTGTGAAGGGGTTCCCTCGGAATCTGAAATTTCTATCG ATTGTTGGAATTGGACGCGAAAAGCTGCCTCTTTCGATTTGCACACTCAGCAATCTTCGCGTGTTGAATTTCTCGGATAATAAGCTGCAAAAGTTACCAAAGGATGTTGGCCGTTTACGCCTCATTGAATTGAATGTGGCCAATAATCAACTGGGAAAGTGCAGTGACAGAGACCGGTGGGATTTCCTCGCCAATCGAGAAATTTGTCATTCGTTGCAAACGCTGGATTTGAGCAATAACCAG CTCGACGCTTTCCCGTACAAATTAGTGAAATTatgtaaattgaaaattctgaagatggataaaaatgcaataaaacgaattCCGTTTGCGATACGAAGACTGCGAACATTAAG ACATTTTAGCCTATCAGAAAACAAACTAGAGTCATTGCCAGAATCCATAAATCACATGGCGTTTGATGACCTCAATACTTGGGGTAATAATTTTTCGATAAGTCATGAAGCGCCTGAGCCTGTAAATCGGACACAGAAGAAGATTCCACCGCTTTGGGAGTTGTCAGGACGCATTGTTATTTCCAAAAA CCTTCCTATTAATCCTTCAATACTTCCACGTGATATGGTAGATATTCTGTTGGAGGCACCCAGATGTCTTTGCGGGCGTTTATCATACTCAGGCGAGTTGAGACAAAAGGCAGTTGTTATgcgttttaattttattaagaaCTTAACGTTTAGTCGAGAACATGTTATTTATGGCGACGTTGTGCTATGCGAGAATGAAAAGTGTTCACAGAGTTTGATACATTTTTGA